The Microbacterium forte sequence GTGCTGCGGCGCTCACGCGCCGGTCGCCGGGTGCTCGAACGTCGGGGCCGGGATGCCTCGGTGCACTACTTCCGCGGAGCCGCCGCCGAAGCGGCCGTGACCTCCCCCACCCCGATCGAACTCGACGGCGATGAGTTCGGGACCGCGGTGCGCATCACCTGCCGCGTCGACCCCGGGGCGCTCCTGCTGGCCCTTCCCGCCGACCATCCGGTCGCGTCGTTCTGATCGCTGCGGCTCGGGCGTCCGACTGCTGCGTCAGCCCCGTACCTCGACCGTGCCGTCGAGGCCGCCGCCGACGAGCGTGAGAGTGAAGGCGTCGTCATCGACGGCATCTTCGCCGAACTCCAGGATCGTCGCACGCGGCGCCATGTCCATGGTGCACACCTGGTCGTCGTCGGTCGCGAAAGTCGCCGTGCCCGAGGCGCCAGAGCCCTCGAGATCCTCGACCACGGGGGCGCAGCTCGACGAGCCCCAGGTGAGCAGGACCAGCGAGCCGTCGTCGAACCAGCCGGCGGTGGGCGCGTACTCGGTCGACGAGCCGGGAGTGCCGGTGAACGAGGGGTCGCCGTCGAGATCGACGTCGTCGACGACGTCGCCGTAGGTCACCTGCAGGGTGATCTCCTTCGTCGGGTCGACACCTTCCGGCAGCGCACCGACGCTCGCACGCGACGCCAGGTCGGCCGTGCATGCCTTCTCGCCGTCTCCCTCGGACTCCGGCTCGACGAGTGTCACCGAGACGGTCTGCCCTTCGGTCGTCACCGTGTCGACCTGCGGAACGCAGGTGGAGGATCCCCAGGTGACGACGGCGAACATCCGGCCGTCGTCGAGCAGCGTGCCTTCGACGTCATCCGAGTCGTCCGTGCTCTGGCCGGGCCCGCTCGAGGGGTTCGAGGTCGCCTGCGACCCGGTAGCCCCAGGGCCGATCGTGCACCCTGCGACGAGCAGCACGGCGGCCAAGGACGAGAGTGCGGCGATGACACGCGATGGGGATTCCATGCACACAGGGTACCGGCCGCGGTCTGCGGAGGGCACCCCCGCCTTGCCGCCCTACTGCAGCGCCGAGGTGAGGCGCGCGAGGTTGTCGAGGACGGTCGAGCGCAGAGGCTGCTGCATCCACTCCTCGAGAGTCAGCTCCCTGCTGAGGGAGCGGTAGACGTCTTCGACGGCGCGCATCTCGGAGACGAACTCCTCGCCCCGCACCAGCATCGACACCTCGAGGTTCAGACCGAACGAACGCATGTCCATGTTGCTCGAGCCGATCACGGCGACCTGGTCGTCGATGGTGAGGCTCTTCGTGTGCAGGATGTAGGGCTTGCGGTACATCCAGATCCGCACCCCGGCCTTGAGCAGCGCCTCGTAGTAGCTGCGCTGCGCGTGATAGACCATCGCCTGGTCTCCCTCTTCGGAGACGAACAGCTCGACCGCGACTCCACGGTCGACCGCGGCGGTGACGGCGAGCAGCAGCGCTTCATCCGGCACGAAGTACGGGCTGACGATCATGATCTTCTCTTTGGCCGCGTAGAGCAGCCCGAGGAAGAGACGCAGGTTGTTCTCGACCTCGAACCCGGGCCCCGACGGCACGACCTGGCAGTCGAGATCTCCCGACCCGGTCTCGGCGTGCGAGATGTCGATCTCCTGCAGGACCTCGTCGGTCTCGCTGTACCAGTCGCTGAGGAAGATGGCGTTCACACTCAGCACGACGGGGCCGTCGATGCGGACCATGAGGTCGACCCAGTGCAGACCGCGCTTGATGTTCTTGGGCAGGTTGTAGGTCGAGT is a genomic window containing:
- the cls gene encoding cardiolipin synthase, coding for MTPEIWAWWTAAFLIALDLTIRITAIIVIPRNRRPTAAMAWLLAVFFIPFIGVFLFLLIGNPRLPRARRRKQDQINEYIAETSEHLHFGTLRPDAPSWFPPLVEMNHRLGALPISGDNGAHLIADYQESLDAMADEIRKAEDYVHIEFYILQADASTDNFFRAMEEVAERGVHVRVLLDHWANRWKPKYRQTVRRLDRMGANWHLMLPVQPLKGRMQRPDLRNHRKLLVVDGKVAFLGSQNVTDSTYNLPKNIKRGLHWVDLMVRIDGPVVLSVNAIFLSDWYSETDEVLQEIDISHAETGSGDLDCQVVPSGPGFEVENNLRLFLGLLYAAKEKIMIVSPYFVPDEALLLAVTAAVDRGVAVELFVSEEGDQAMVYHAQRSYYEALLKAGVRIWMYRKPYILHTKSLTIDDQVAVIGSSNMDMRSFGLNLEVSMLVRGEEFVSEMRAVEDVYRSLSRELTLEEWMQQPLRSTVLDNLARLTSALQ